In Humidesulfovibrio mexicanus, a single genomic region encodes these proteins:
- a CDS encoding MotE family protein yields MSQKISLNKKNTTKWQRSGISFKIIKVLVALCVVAAVKLAVLGSLGIDLWQELAEQDMLPVPSALAAQSAKSGKAAKPVPADPDAPADLAAPLAEALGEGGMLAESAIPQPKVGESREAGAANRREAELAAKERALTAMEKSIDDKLAEMKRVEASIKKLLDEADSLKDARIKRQVDTYQAMKAKQAAEVLSNMDQDLAVKILTGMKPKVAGEIMTYIKTDKAAKLTEAMTKIQAPMQGPAQ; encoded by the coding sequence ATGTCGCAGAAAATCTCCTTGAACAAAAAGAATACGACGAAATGGCAACGCTCCGGCATAAGCTTCAAGATCATTAAGGTTCTTGTGGCCTTGTGCGTGGTGGCGGCCGTGAAGCTGGCCGTGCTGGGCAGCCTGGGCATTGATTTGTGGCAGGAACTGGCCGAGCAGGACATGCTGCCCGTTCCCAGCGCCCTGGCCGCGCAATCGGCCAAGTCCGGCAAGGCGGCCAAGCCCGTCCCGGCCGACCCGGACGCTCCGGCCGACCTGGCCGCGCCCCTGGCCGAGGCCCTGGGCGAGGGCGGCATGTTGGCCGAGAGCGCCATTCCCCAGCCCAAGGTGGGCGAAAGCCGCGAGGCCGGGGCCGCCAACCGCCGCGAGGCCGAACTGGCCGCCAAGGAACGCGCGCTCACCGCCATGGAAAAGAGCATTGACGACAAATTGGCCGAGATGAAGCGCGTGGAAGCCTCCATCAAGAAGCTGCTGGACGAGGCCGACAGCCTCAAGGACGCGCGCATCAAGCGGCAGGTGGACACGTATCAGGCCATGAAGGCCAAGCAGGCGGCCGAGGTGCTCTCCAACATGGACCAGGACCTGGCCGTCAAGATCCTGACCGGCATGAAGCCCAAGGTGGCCGGCGAGATCATGACCTACATCAAGACCGACAAGGCGGCCAAGCTCACCGAGGCCATGACCAAGATCCAGGCCCCGATGCAAGGCCCGGCCCAGTAA
- the fliJ gene encoding flagellar export protein FliJ, which translates to MAKPFVFRLQKVLEFRRQLEDQARMALAQAQAAHDAQKQALEDVRQRLAAHNAAGFGQSATEADIWLFMRYREALERDEAAATAELERLASILQTRRQEAVLRSRNRKLLEKLKDRQAGKHHVAENLLEQKEYDEMATLRHKLQDH; encoded by the coding sequence ATGGCCAAGCCCTTCGTGTTCCGACTGCAAAAGGTGCTGGAGTTCCGACGCCAGCTGGAGGACCAGGCGCGCATGGCGCTGGCCCAGGCCCAGGCCGCCCACGACGCCCAGAAGCAGGCTTTGGAGGACGTGCGTCAGCGGCTTGCCGCGCACAACGCCGCGGGCTTCGGGCAGAGCGCCACCGAGGCGGATATTTGGCTTTTCATGCGCTACCGCGAGGCCCTGGAGCGCGACGAGGCCGCTGCCACTGCCGAATTGGAACGTCTGGCCTCGATTTTGCAAACCCGGCGGCAGGAAGCCGTGCTCCGCTCCAGGAATCGCAAGCTCTTGGAAAAACTCAAGGACAGGCAGGCCGGGAAACACCATGTCGCAGAAAATCTCCTTGAACAAAAAGAATACGACGAAATGGCAACGCTCCGGCATAAGCTTCAAGATCATTAA